In one window of Enoplosus armatus isolate fEnoArm2 chromosome 7, fEnoArm2.hap1, whole genome shotgun sequence DNA:
- the rasl11b gene encoding ras-like protein family member 11B, with product MRLIQNMTTIAEYPAPEYSVPNRVIKMAVIGGSGVGKTALVVRFLTRRFIGDYERNAGNLYSREVQVDGEQVTIQVQDTPGVELTDNGISLPDHVTCSIQWADAVVLVYSVTDRRSFDLIDQLHQLVVRAGGANMPPVILLANKVDLLHLRRVDSEQGPLLAGTLGCSFYEVSASEDYSQVHMAFHRLCCQLAKQPPPAPNSSHNVASAATEKKRSPLIPRPKSPNMQDLKRRFKQALSAKVRTVTSV from the exons atgcgtCTCATCCAAAACATGACGACGATTGCGGAGTATCCAGCACCTGAATACTCGGTCCCCAACCGGGTCATTAAAATGGCTGTGATAGGAGGCAGCGGAGTTGGCAAAACAG cGCTCGTGGTGAGATTCCTAACGAGGCGCTTCATCGGAGACTATGAGAGAAATGCTG GTAATCTGTACTCCAGAGAAGTCCAGGTGGATGGAGAGCAAGTGACCATCCAGGTTCAAGACACTCCTGGTGTGGAG CTGACTGATAACGGTATCAGTCTACCGGACCATGTGACCTGCTCCATCCAGTGGGCTGACGCAGTGGTGCTGGTGTACTCTGTGACGGACCGCCGTAGCTTTGATTTGATCGATCAGTTGCACCAGCTGGTTGTTCGTGCTGGCGGCGCCAACATGCCCCCCGTAATCCTTCTGGCCAATAAGGTGGACCTGCTGCACCTGAGGCGGGTCGACTCCGAGCAGGGCCCTTTGCTGGCGGGAACTCTGGGCTGCTCTTTCTATGAAGTGTCTGCCAGCGAGGACTACAGCCAGGTGCACATGGCTTTCCACAGGCTGTGCTGCCAGCTAGCCAAGCAGCCGCCTCCTGCACCCAACTCCTCACACAACGTCGCCAGCGCTGCCACGGAGAAGAAGCGCTCGCCCCTCATCCCCAGGCCAAAGTCTCCCAACATGCAAGACCTGAAGAGGCGCTTCAAGCAAGCACTGTCGGCGAAGGTCAGGACTGTCACCTCTGTGTGA